In Candidatus Bathyarchaeia archaeon, one DNA window encodes the following:
- the fbp gene encoding fructose-1,6-bisphosphate aldolase/phosphatase, translating into MTKKTTISIIKCDVGSLAGHHVVPKPLLDIANKNLKRAKEEGLINSYYVFNVGDDMQLLMVHGRGESNPEIHQLAWDTFQEAAQKALRLKLYGAGQDLLKNAFSGTVRGLGPGVAEMEIEERKSDPIVVFAADKTSAGSFNLPLFRIFADPMNTAGLVIDPNMAGGFKFEVVDAQEGKKVVLKCPEEMYELVALIGTVERYIISRVWRARDDLICASSSVTKLSLIAGKYVGKDDPVMIVRAQHGLPAVGEILAPFMHTYLVAGWMRGSHWGPIMPVGLKDARCTLFDGPPRLVALGFQVSDGAIASDDEGKPLIADLFEDPAFEPARKEAMKLAAMLRRMGEFEPARLSVESMEYTTLPQVIEKLKERFTPI; encoded by the coding sequence ATGACCAAGAAAACCACGATTTCCATAATAAAATGTGATGTGGGCTCTTTAGCAGGACACCATGTTGTTCCGAAACCCCTGCTGGACATAGCGAATAAAAACCTTAAAAGGGCCAAGGAAGAGGGCTTGATAAATAGCTATTACGTTTTCAATGTTGGAGATGACATGCAACTTTTAATGGTTCATGGGAGAGGTGAATCAAACCCAGAGATCCATCAGCTTGCATGGGACACCTTCCAAGAAGCCGCCCAAAAGGCTTTGAGGCTTAAGCTTTATGGAGCTGGACAAGACTTACTTAAAAACGCTTTCAGCGGAACCGTTCGAGGTCTCGGACCAGGCGTGGCGGAAATGGAAATTGAGGAGCGAAAATCAGATCCTATAGTGGTTTTTGCAGCGGATAAAACTTCGGCGGGAAGCTTTAATTTGCCGCTTTTCCGCATCTTCGCAGACCCGATGAACACAGCGGGGCTCGTGATAGACCCCAACATGGCTGGGGGATTCAAGTTTGAGGTTGTGGACGCCCAAGAGGGAAAGAAGGTTGTCCTTAAATGCCCAGAGGAAATGTATGAGCTTGTGGCGTTAATCGGCACTGTTGAACGCTATATAATCTCAAGGGTTTGGCGAGCGAGAGACGACTTAATATGCGCCTCCAGCAGTGTGACAAAGCTTTCGCTTATAGCGGGGAAATATGTTGGAAAAGACGACCCTGTCATGATTGTTCGGGCTCAGCATGGCTTGCCGGCCGTTGGCGAAATTCTAGCGCCTTTCATGCACACCTATCTTGTGGCAGGTTGGATGCGGGGAAGCCACTGGGGTCCAATAATGCCCGTTGGATTAAAGGATGCCCGGTGCACGCTCTTTGATGGTCCTCCAAGGCTTGTAGCTTTGGGTTTCCAGGTTTCAGATGGAGCTATAGCAAGCGATGATGAAGGCAAACCCTTGATAGCAGACCTATTTGAGGACCCAGCCTTTGAACCAGCAAGAAAGGAAGCTATGAAACTTGCCGCCATGCTTAGGCGTATGGGGGAGTTTGAACCAGCCCGCCTAAGCGTTGAATCTATGGAATATACAACTCTGCCACAGGTCATTGAGAAGCTTAAAGAGAGGTTCACGCCCATCTAG
- a CDS encoding DUF5752 family protein yields the protein MSLSPVKKLVLETVWMLGKPAKPMEVASEIGLSFPTVMMHMIGLTKMGYLETFGKGYYTITRKGREALGLPEINGEKAEQVLATLPMEKAFHFYLDIGKPLNVSATSLTDFCEKIQKIDITSIKFHLYRGDFEAWFNGMGDAELARKIAVIRERKLSDEELRKKLYEVVKNRCEELAKIRRASAQPRWA from the coding sequence GTGAGTCTATCTCCAGTCAAAAAGCTTGTTCTCGAAACTGTTTGGATGCTCGGTAAGCCAGCCAAACCCATGGAAGTAGCCTCAGAAATAGGCTTAAGCTTCCCCACAGTGATGATGCACATGATAGGCTTAACGAAAATGGGCTACTTGGAAACCTTTGGGAAGGGATACTACACCATAACAAGGAAGGGCCGGGAAGCCCTAGGCTTGCCGGAAATCAACGGCGAAAAAGCCGAACAGGTACTGGCAACTCTGCCCATGGAAAAGGCTTTCCACTTCTACTTGGATATTGGAAAGCCCCTAAACGTCTCAGCCACAAGCCTTACAGACTTCTGCGAGAAAATCCAAAAAATCGACATTACTTCCATAAAGTTTCACCTTTACCGTGGAGACTTCGAAGCATGGTTTAATGGGATGGGCGATGCGGAACTGGCTAGGAAAATTGCCGTAATCAGGGAGCGAAAACTTTCAGATGAAGAGCTGCGGAAAAAGCTCTACGAAGTTGTGAAGAATCGATGTGAAGAGCTTGCCAAAATAAGGCGGGCTTCAGCCCAGCCTAGATGGGCGTGA
- a CDS encoding KaiC domain-containing protein, producing the protein MKGQSLPVERLSTGVPAIDKMLAGGIPRGFCVAVTGEPGTGKTILCIHFIAQGIADGDRCIYVTTEESRESIITQAGQFGFDFAGAIREGKLVLIDALMGTEDQWTIKALTVEELVNKVIEAKKALGYGRARLVIDSLSAFWLDKPAMARRHSYFVKKVLAKWDFTILATSQYAITTSEAFGWGIEHIADGIIRFRRFVRNGVLRRYLLVEKMRQTPHSLQMHEITIEHGKGLVILGPVEERREDIALPRKVMEKIQKAAEKRELEQPELSS; encoded by the coding sequence TTGAAGGGTCAAAGCTTGCCCGTGGAAAGGCTTTCAACGGGGGTACCCGCCATCGACAAGATGCTTGCAGGCGGTATTCCCAGAGGATTTTGTGTGGCTGTAACAGGCGAACCCGGCACTGGAAAAACCATTTTATGCATCCATTTTATAGCACAGGGCATTGCTGATGGAGACAGATGTATCTATGTGACAACGGAGGAAAGCCGGGAATCCATAATAACGCAGGCTGGACAGTTTGGCTTTGACTTTGCCGGTGCCATAAGGGAGGGCAAGCTTGTTTTGATCGACGCCTTGATGGGGACGGAGGATCAGTGGACTATTAAGGCGTTAACCGTTGAGGAGCTTGTGAACAAGGTTATTGAGGCAAAGAAGGCTTTGGGTTATGGAAGAGCCCGCTTGGTGATTGATTCTCTTTCAGCTTTTTGGCTCGACAAACCTGCCATGGCACGGCGGCACTCCTACTTCGTTAAGAAAGTTCTGGCGAAGTGGGACTTCACAATTCTTGCAACTTCTCAGTATGCCATAACCACCTCAGAGGCTTTCGGCTGGGGCATTGAACACATTGCAGACGGCATAATAAGGTTTAGGCGCTTCGTCCGAAACGGTGTTTTGAGGCGTTATCTGCTCGTGGAGAAGATGCGGCAGACACCCCACAGCCTCCAAATGCATGAAATAACCATCGAACATGGAAAAGGGCTCGTAATCCTTGGACCGGTGGAGGAACGCAGAGAGGACATAGCCCTGCCAAGAAAGGTTATGGAGAAAATCCAAAAGGCGGCGGAGAAGAGGGAACTTGAGCAGCCTGAGCTTAGCTCGTGA
- a CDS encoding glycosyltransferase family 4 protein, whose product MKMAVLVYEFPPKIVGGLGTYAAEITRRFVLMDHDVTVFTMNDDEGSLPTREIWRGIEIHRPLHIDISDSLPDVVAEDVKKWGRGIQLFSKILVYNYLSAAKLVNELIAKEGFKFDIVIAHDWLSVIAGITIKKETGLPLVFHVHSTEKGRTLGNGSEVVSNIELRGAQVADMIITVSYAMKDELIKLGFPKDKIEVCYNGVDPEKYDPQTVSQEQIAKIRDFYGIKPEDPMILFIGRLVGVKGVDKLVMAMPYVLQKIPNAKLVIVGVGDLQDYLVNLVKMMKLQDSVKFNFQFLSEEERILHYAACDVAVFPSLYEPFGIVALEAMSMERPVVVGAAGVSGMREIVIPCGEEQCGFHINPNNPADIAWGIISALENPEKKKWLGMNGRRRVLNEFTWDKIAEKTIALYERVIKR is encoded by the coding sequence ATGAAGATGGCTGTGCTTGTCTACGAGTTTCCGCCAAAAATAGTAGGTGGTTTAGGCACTTACGCCGCTGAAATCACTCGGAGATTCGTCCTAATGGATCATGACGTAACCGTTTTCACAATGAACGATGACGAGGGAAGCCTCCCAACGAGGGAAATTTGGCGTGGCATAGAGATTCACAGGCCGCTGCACATTGATATTTCGGATTCACTGCCAGATGTGGTAGCTGAAGACGTTAAAAAGTGGGGCAGAGGCATTCAGCTCTTCTCCAAAATCCTAGTTTATAATTACTTGAGCGCTGCAAAGCTAGTCAACGAGTTAATAGCCAAGGAAGGCTTCAAATTTGACATTGTAATAGCCCATGATTGGCTTTCAGTGATAGCGGGTATAACCATTAAAAAGGAGACAGGGTTGCCGCTGGTTTTCCATGTTCACTCGACGGAAAAGGGAAGAACCCTTGGAAACGGCTCAGAAGTTGTCAGCAACATTGAACTCCGCGGAGCCCAGGTTGCCGACATGATCATCACGGTTTCGTATGCCATGAAGGACGAGCTGATAAAACTTGGCTTTCCAAAAGACAAGATAGAAGTCTGCTATAACGGCGTTGACCCCGAGAAATATGATCCCCAAACAGTGAGCCAAGAGCAAATAGCCAAGATCAGGGATTTTTATGGGATAAAGCCCGAAGACCCAATGATCCTGTTCATCGGCAGACTGGTAGGCGTCAAAGGCGTTGACAAGCTTGTAATGGCCATGCCTTATGTGCTGCAGAAGATTCCAAACGCCAAACTCGTCATTGTTGGCGTTGGCGACTTACAAGACTACCTCGTCAATCTCGTAAAAATGATGAAGCTTCAAGACTCTGTAAAATTTAACTTCCAATTTCTGTCAGAGGAAGAGCGCATCCTCCACTATGCAGCCTGCGACGTGGCGGTTTTTCCAAGCCTCTACGAACCATTTGGGATAGTTGCACTAGAAGCCATGAGCATGGAACGCCCAGTGGTCGTGGGCGCCGCCGGCGTAAGCGGGATGCGGGAAATAGTCATTCCATGCGGTGAGGAGCAGTGCGGCTTTCACATAAACCCCAATAATCCAGCGGACATAGCGTGGGGCATCATAAGCGCTCTAGAAAACCCTGAAAAAAAGAAGTGGCTTGGCATGAATGGGCGACGTCGAGTTCTAAACGAGTTTACATGGGACAAGATAGCCGAAAAAACCATCGCATTATATGAACGGGTGATAAAACGCTAG
- a CDS encoding nucleotidyltransferase domain-containing protein: protein MNRGDVDLRRKIAREAANLLYHGIEKEYKQAKLRAAEVLGINVLPTNLEVAMELDKIAEENEGATRWERLVQMRQEALKLMKILEEYDPVLVGSVWRGTIHHKSDIDINVYYYNPKEILAMLEEAGIKILEKGWITMTKGGVWKRAYRILASLPSNFEAEIIIRSPAEREAKEHCEVYGDAVSGLNIHELEKVLSKNPTQRFVPF, encoded by the coding sequence ATGAACAGAGGCGACGTGGATCTCCGGAGGAAAATCGCAAGGGAAGCCGCCAACCTTCTCTACCATGGAATTGAGAAAGAGTATAAGCAGGCAAAACTAAGGGCTGCTGAAGTTCTCGGCATAAATGTTTTACCCACAAACCTGGAAGTAGCCATGGAGCTTGACAAAATAGCCGAGGAAAATGAAGGTGCCACACGCTGGGAACGCCTCGTCCAAATGAGACAGGAAGCCCTAAAACTGATGAAAATTCTAGAAGAATATGATCCGGTGCTTGTTGGAAGCGTGTGGCGGGGCACCATCCACCATAAAAGCGACATAGACATAAACGTCTATTATTATAACCCTAAGGAAATTTTGGCTATGCTTGAGGAGGCTGGCATCAAGATACTAGAGAAAGGCTGGATAACCATGACAAAGGGTGGCGTATGGAAGAGGGCTTACCGCATACTTGCAAGTTTACCCTCAAACTTCGAAGCAGAAATAATCATTAGAAGCCCGGCGGAGCGAGAGGCCAAAGAACACTGTGAAGTCTATGGAGACGCTGTTTCTGGACTCAACATCCACGAACTCGAGAAAGTGCTTTCAAAAAATCCAACCCAAAGATTTGTCCCCTTCTAA
- a CDS encoding DUF2095 family protein has translation MEFDKETFKKLFPNLAREMELDENKVSINSIRMDTEEGERVASGKKRSWVDPFANYDPDVIDFIRRCDTEEQAEEIIAYMEKRGEISSEYAAQLRKQLKEKGVRSFGPKKEENYYLKKAGLI, from the coding sequence GTGGAATTCGACAAGGAAACCTTCAAAAAGCTTTTCCCAAACCTAGCCAGAGAGATGGAGCTGGACGAAAACAAAGTTTCAATAAACTCCATACGCATGGACACAGAAGAAGGGGAAAGGGTGGCTTCTGGGAAAAAAAGAAGCTGGGTTGACCCCTTCGCAAACTATGACCCAGATGTCATAGACTTCATACGCCGCTGCGACACAGAGGAGCAAGCTGAAGAAATAATAGCTTACATGGAGAAAAGAGGCGAAATAAGCAGCGAATACGCCGCCCAACTTAGAAAGCAACTCAAGGAGAAAGGGGTAAGAAGCTTCGGCCCCAAGAAAGAGGAAAACTATTACCTAAAGAAGGCGGGGCTAATCTAA
- a CDS encoding radical SAM protein: MPYDPIERHLAIEKLVTRLGPEGLERKYYRIRPARWYGGIVTADCVGCGLVCRFCWVSDMVSNRPADVGTFYTPRRVAESLVSLARKCHLNLLRISGGEPTIGKEHLLAVLESLKGAGFRFILETNGVPMAYDKGYAKDLAKYDFVHVRVSLKGCSEEEFAALTGAKPEGFRLQLEALQKLVDAGVSCHPSVMASFSTKKSLQSLLQRLSQISPKLAEEIEIEELILYPHVVRRLRKYGLKYYTGYAPENVPPEQI; encoded by the coding sequence TTGCCCTATGACCCAATCGAGAGACACCTTGCCATAGAAAAACTCGTCACTCGTCTAGGTCCCGAGGGACTGGAAAGAAAATACTACCGCATTAGACCTGCGAGGTGGTATGGTGGGATAGTCACTGCGGATTGTGTTGGATGCGGCTTGGTTTGCCGTTTCTGCTGGGTTTCAGACATGGTCTCAAATCGCCCGGCAGATGTAGGCACTTTTTATACGCCGAGGCGAGTTGCCGAGAGCTTGGTCTCCCTTGCAAGAAAATGCCATCTAAATTTGCTTAGGATAAGTGGCGGCGAACCAACTATTGGAAAGGAGCATCTGCTGGCGGTTCTTGAAAGCCTAAAAGGAGCGGGGTTTAGGTTCATTCTCGAAACAAACGGCGTACCCATGGCCTACGACAAGGGCTATGCCAAAGACCTTGCAAAGTACGATTTTGTCCACGTGAGGGTTTCGCTTAAAGGATGCAGTGAAGAGGAATTTGCTGCTCTCACAGGCGCAAAGCCGGAAGGGTTCAGGCTTCAGCTTGAAGCCCTTCAAAAGCTTGTAGATGCGGGGGTGAGCTGCCACCCGTCGGTTATGGCTTCCTTTTCGACGAAGAAGAGCCTCCAGTCGCTTTTGCAGAGGCTAAGCCAGATAAGCCCTAAACTGGCGGAAGAAATCGAAATTGAGGAGCTTATATTATACCCGCATGTGGTTCGAAGGCTACGAAAATATGGTTTGAAGTATTATACTGGCTATGCTCCGGAAAACGTGCCTCCAGAGCAGATTTAG
- a CDS encoding YDG/SRA domain-containing protein — translation MSLKYASHGLKGMLIKAGDVLSNMEISRLFNVCTRRGIRYSGNLKSGIRHVVLTTVLNKTPEESLENPYNDRFEGEILLYTGEGRVGNQQMHRGNLVLKMQMEKGFPIFVFEKKSPGRYMFLGGFKVESMQTERQPDIEGKERTVFIFKLRKISDSALLPLETPTSLSKL, via the coding sequence TTGTCGCTTAAATATGCATCACATGGACTGAAGGGCATGCTCATTAAAGCTGGAGACGTTCTTAGCAACATGGAAATTTCAAGGCTTTTTAACGTCTGCACGAGGAGGGGGATAAGGTACAGTGGAAACTTGAAATCAGGCATTAGACATGTGGTTTTAACGACTGTTTTGAATAAAACCCCAGAGGAAAGCCTTGAAAACCCTTATAATGACAGGTTTGAGGGCGAAATCCTCCTATACACTGGGGAAGGGCGCGTTGGAAACCAGCAAATGCATAGAGGAAACCTTGTCCTAAAAATGCAGATGGAAAAGGGCTTTCCAATCTTTGTTTTCGAGAAAAAGTCTCCTGGAAGATACATGTTCCTCGGAGGATTTAAAGTTGAATCCATGCAGACAGAGCGGCAACCCGATATAGAGGGAAAAGAACGGACAGTCTTCATTTTTAAGCTCAGGAAGATTTCGGATTCTGCCCTGCTGCCGCTTGAAACACCAACAAGTCTTTCGAAATTGTAA
- a CDS encoding 4Fe-4S dicluster domain-containing protein, giving the protein MVKIVVDNHKCTGCGTCVDTCPVGVYEIREGKSVPVKVEECLVCRACEAQCPEGAIQVIE; this is encoded by the coding sequence TTGGTAAAAATTGTAGTTGACAACCACAAGTGCACCGGATGCGGAACATGCGTTGACACATGCCCAGTAGGCGTCTACGAAATAAGGGAGGGAAAATCCGTCCCAGTTAAAGTGGAAGAGTGCCTCGTTTGCAGAGCATGCGAAGCCCAATGCCCAGAAGGAGCCATACAAGTGATCGAGTAA
- a CDS encoding asparagine synthetase B, with product MKAIAAVLDKKGENAVSKLFPMLKILGCRGADVYCIGTPRDVITGTSLETLLTQEFRGRMALGHVFLRVLATDKPQMANFGNSTFLFDGRIYNPPMECLDAFVANRLQVGACAFAEALIKEFDGCFSFAFIENGKLVAGRDALGLYPLYYGENSDLLAVASERKALWKIGVNEAKPVPPGHILIADEGSVQIRHVKSPVGGVQPRSLEEAADSLQESLLCSTLERTVGVDKVAVAFSGGLDSSLIALLAQRTGVEAHLIHVSLENQPETLQAEEAAYLLDMPFHKFLYSDEDVERVLPEVLWCVESPNPLKASIAIPLFWAAENAAKLGFKVLLSGQGADELFGGYRRYLTLYARFGEEVAQKAITSDILRMHEDNFERDFKVCVFHNVELRLPFVSLPIAEFALTLPLNLKIALEKNALRKLVLRKTAERLGLPRQIVCRPKKAVQYATGVDKALRKLAKKQGFSLQQYLLRIFKAYGDLENKKEGV from the coding sequence CGCTGTTTCCAAACTGTTCCCAATGCTCAAAATTCTTGGATGCAGGGGTGCCGATGTATACTGCATAGGAACACCGAGGGACGTGATTACGGGGACATCTTTGGAAACACTTTTAACCCAAGAGTTTAGGGGTCGAATGGCTTTGGGACACGTTTTCTTAAGGGTGTTAGCCACAGATAAACCTCAAATGGCAAATTTTGGAAACTCAACTTTCTTATTTGATGGTAGAATCTACAATCCTCCAATGGAATGCCTCGACGCCTTCGTCGCGAATAGGCTTCAAGTAGGCGCTTGTGCCTTTGCTGAAGCTTTAATCAAAGAGTTTGATGGATGTTTTTCCTTCGCCTTCATTGAGAACGGAAAACTGGTGGCTGGCAGAGATGCATTAGGCTTGTATCCTCTCTATTATGGGGAGAACAGCGACCTCTTAGCCGTTGCCTCCGAACGTAAAGCCCTCTGGAAGATAGGCGTGAACGAGGCGAAACCCGTTCCGCCAGGGCACATACTAATTGCGGATGAGGGCAGCGTCCAAATAAGGCACGTTAAGTCTCCCGTGGGCGGCGTTCAACCAAGGTCTCTAGAAGAGGCTGCTGACAGCCTTCAAGAGTCACTGTTGTGCTCAACCCTTGAAAGGACGGTGGGCGTGGATAAAGTGGCGGTAGCCTTCTCTGGAGGATTGGACAGCAGCTTAATCGCCCTCCTAGCCCAGAGGACCGGAGTTGAAGCGCACTTGATCCACGTGAGCCTTGAGAATCAGCCTGAAACATTACAGGCTGAGGAGGCTGCCTATCTGCTGGATATGCCCTTCCACAAGTTCCTTTATAGCGACGAGGATGTGGAACGGGTTCTTCCCGAAGTTTTATGGTGTGTTGAGAGTCCGAATCCGCTCAAAGCAAGCATAGCCATACCTCTTTTCTGGGCAGCTGAAAACGCCGCCAAACTTGGCTTTAAGGTTCTGTTGTCCGGTCAAGGGGCAGACGAGCTTTTTGGAGGTTACAGGCGTTATTTAACCCTCTATGCACGATTTGGCGAGGAAGTTGCCCAGAAAGCCATAACCTCTGACATTTTGAGGATGCATGAGGATAACTTTGAGAGGGACTTCAAGGTCTGTGTCTTCCACAATGTGGAACTGCGTCTGCCCTTTGTTTCTCTCCCCATTGCGGAATTCGCCCTCACTTTGCCGCTGAATCTGAAAATAGCCCTTGAGAAGAATGCCCTCCGAAAGCTTGTGCTTAGAAAAACCGCGGAGAGACTTGGATTGCCCAGACAGATAGTTTGTAGACCTAAAAAGGCGGTGCAGTATGCCACCGGAGTGGACAAAGCCCTTAGAAAGTTGGCGAAAAAGCAGGGTTTTTCTCTGCAACAGTATTTACTGAGGATTTTCAAGGCTTATGGTGACTTAGAGAATAAGAAGGAAGGGGTGTAG